AGCATGCACGGATCACCACAGGACtttggaaaagcagccagcaaaacaagtctaactgattttgattgtggaattagatagtttattcatgtagctttgtgtcctgggtgaaaaatcgaatctgctgacatgggtgataagaccggttttctcagactgggtcacatattatattgctTTTCTAGTCCTATCAATGTGTAATGTTGCCAGGGACTACAATATGTTAGGCATACAGTAACATATTAAATCCTCACTATTGTATGATCATGATAAGCACGCAATGCTGCATGTGTTTAAAGAAAATTTTTATATCTGTATATTGTGCAACGCATTATCTTACCCAATATCGCAGAAAATCGGATCCATGTCTGTTTTGTCCCATGCTGATAACAGGATAGACGCTTTGTGGAAGTTTATATCAAGCATACATCACACTTTCACAAACAGATCTAAAACAGACTAATGAAGATCCACCCCTTAAAGAAAAGTTCTTAATCAAATATATTTTCATTATTCAAGATTATGGATACCTTTTGAGTAGTACTCATTAATTTtagttatacacaataaaaACTTGATGATAGCTTGCAACCTGCTGGCTATTTCTCTGAAGTATGAAGGCATGCAGACTTTTAAATCAGCTGTAGCTTCTCTAAGGCATTAAATTCACATCCTGTAAAACAGAATACATAACTATCAATGGCATAAAACAACAAGTTGTGACCTGTTATTTAGTCTCCAGATAACACACTTCCAGATACCCATAATCAAGACCTATTAatatacaataaataataaagtTCAAAATTTAGATTAAATATCTTACATGCTCAGTCAATCATTTGCAAAGAATAGAATATAAACGTCTTTATCAGTCATTGGTGAATCCAGTCTAGTCAAATTCGTATCATTAGCCATTACCCAGCCTCTTTCTTGTTTGTGACAGGAGGTGTAGTGCCCTGAGGTAGCACTGGGTCCATGATGAGAAATAATATTTTTCACTCTGTACTGTCTACCCTCCACTGTCAGTGTAAAACGTGCAACATCATCCACAGACGCATTTACTTTATGTGCAACACCTCCTCTATAACTGTACAGTTTGAGTTGCACTACAATTAGCTCACTAGCTGTTACTAGTTTTTGACTTGACTCATACACAGCACCTTCAACACTGCAAGTGGTACAGTGTGAACCTTCTAGTACTTCCCAACTTTCCATCCTAGCAAACATACTACTTAATGTAACATTCATTGATGGCCCTTCAGGAATGGTAAGAAGCAGTAACACATTGCCAACATCACTACACGATGAGTATGGGCAATTGGTACATCGTATCCTAGTTCTTATGAACAGTTTCAAGCAGTTCTCTATTGTTCTGCAATACATAGATAAATTAACCAAAAATTCTGATGCATCTTGCTGCCTTTGCTCAGAAAATGGTGCTCCGATCATTCGGCGTACTTGTCTACAAGAAAGTACTTCATCTCTGGATGGATAATTGTATGAGTTGGATAAGTCTCGTAGAACTGTGTACCTACTGGCAATGAATGCACTTCTGAGAGCACTGTGCTGCAAGAGAGACTGTAACACTGAATTAGCATAACACGATACACCATCAGGATTTTTGAAAGGCACACAACTTTTAAATGACCTATCAGCTACACTTGCTCTAGATGGTCCTGAGGTTTTGAATTCAGCATGTCTCCTGGTAGTATTCTGTACAGGAGTTGCTGCAGTCTCAGTTGGTGCATCTATACCAGGGGATGTGGATTTAAGACTTTCACTATTATCTCTGGTGCTATTTACAGCTGTCAAATCGATTGTTGTACCTGCTGTAGGTGGCTTCACAGATGCAGGGACTTTTACATGTTTAATAGGCTGTTTACTATGGTTGACTGCTTCTTTCTGAGTTGGCACAGAAGACACAGCATGATAAAACAATAAATACACACCCTTTGAACCACGTGGCCAATTTTCTGTGCTCATGGTAAGATCAGTGCAATGCAACCATTTTCCATTTATTGAAAGTATAGCTTTGTATTCGTATCCAGGTCGTGATGAAGTGGCCACTTCACTAACTGCTGCCATTAGCTTGTACTTTCGACCATCTATCACAAATGTACTACTTGATACTGCAGTGACACTAGTCTTTCGAGGACAAGTTTTACCTTTTATTAATTGGCATACATTCATTCTAAACACTAGCACACTGCCTACTTTGATAATGTCCTTGCGAACTTCTTCAATGCCATGGCAGTCCTTGCATGTACTATCAGATTCCATCCACCCTAAAGAAAATTTCATTAGATCATCAAATTTTATACTTTTACATGATTCTGGAAAGCGTAATTCTACAACATTCTCGTCACAAGTGCCCACATCTTTTCTACCACAATGTCGACATCTGGTATGCACATTAACTGTATGATGCATTGGTAAGTGTACTTCAAAGGAAGTCACCATGATTAAAATCAAAAACTTCAAAGCATCTTGAGAAAAAGATCCATCAAATGGACTGCCTAGCTCTTGACGTAACTCTGTGCAATCCAGAGGGGTATCAGCATTGTTTACATATTGTCTGCACAAATTTTTAATAGCTCCATCATGTCCATCCAAGATCACCTTGCGTACAACTGGGGAAAACAGGACACACTGCATCACTGAGTTTGCAAAACTTGACACACCATCTTTATTTACAAACCCTTTCCTTTTAAATGTGACAGCTTGTGCTGCTGGTCGCTGAACCGCAGATGTCCATGGAATCGTGCATCACTGAATTTCATCTACTTTCTTGGATCTTTGTTTAGTGACAGAAAATCTTTCAAGAGTTGGCCGGTATTGTATTCTCAACCTGTTGTATTCCAGTATTGCTGAATCAAGGGCCTTGACAGACCTAGGATCAAAATTTATCAAATGTAGACCATCAAGTGATGTTACCCTAGATAAAGCCACATATGCCTGTCCACATGTAAACACAGTGTTTCTTATGTCTGTAACTACATGCTTCAGTGTGAGCCCTTGACTCTTGTGGATGGTGATGGCACTTGCAGCAGTGATAGGAAATATTGGCTTGATCAATACTACGCCGAATGGACtgtactgtcccaatagcaccATTCACTAGACCCCGAGAAACATCAATGTTACGGCGCAACATAACTTTACACCCAATCTTTACCCCAATGACGTTCTCTAATCCTGCGGTTTGGGTGCAGTCTTCACTGCATTTTGTCAACTTTGTCTTCACTTTGTGCAAAAGAGATGTTGAACAGTCCACGCTGTCTTCTGCAACTAGTTTGTACTCTTTACCTGGTAGACGGCTTAACACTTCAGCATTTATCTCCATACACATGCTCCTGGTAGGCAGTAAACAAACAGTGTTTTCTGGTAGTTTTAGGAGCACATCTACCACTTCTTTCATCCTCCCACTAATAGAAGCACTCCTAAGGGATAACTTGCGCTGATTAAGCATTTTAATATCATTTGCAGTAAGTTTTCCCAGTCTAACTCTTCCCAACAATTCTGTAAACTGGTGATGATCTTTTTGCCGCATGTTGATAACTAGCTCATCGTATTCAAAGAGTGGCTGCCAAATGTCCACACCACCTGGAGAGTCAGTATGCTTATGAACAGTAGCACTAGTAAGTGGGGTATACACAGGCTGCTCAAAGACTGGTGGTAGCTGTAACAAATCACCAAACACTAAAATATTCTTGCAGCCAAACCAACCATTTTTTATGTCACCTGTGTTAAATATTTCTGTCAGCCTTAGATGAATATAGAGTAGGGTGACATGGCTGACCATTGATATTTCATCTACGATTAAAAGCACCAAATGTTGTAGCTTCTCTCTGACAATTTTTATTGCTTCATCTGATAGGGAACGATATTTAGGCGTCTTGCCATGCTCTACAGGCAACTGTAGTAGGCGATGGATCGTTAGGCCATTCACATTAAATGCCGAAATTCCTGTAGGTGCTGTGATAGCAGCATGCTTTTCCAATGAGGAATGGATCCATGCTTTCAAAGTTTTTATTAGGAAACTTTTCCCTGTACCACCACAAGCACTAACAAAACATACGTAGTGGTTCTGGATGATTTAGTACTGTGGAAGAATTTTGGGCTTGGAGGTGAGAGCTCACTCTATCAAACACTCTTCTTTGATCATCATTTAACTTTTCAATCATGGAGTCCACATCAATAATGTCCTCATTAGCCACTGCTTCCTCAAACTCGGCCATAGCACCCTGGGCTTCAGTATAAGCACTGAGAAGTGGATCTTGGATAAGAACATCTGTAGAGCCATCCTCTTCTTGTTCCATTTCTGTTCGTCGCCTGTCAATCTGGTCCCTGACAATTTCATCTTGTTTCCGCATCTGCTGTAGTCGATTGTGATAGTTTACAGCATCCGGTA
This genomic interval from Dysidea avara chromosome 15, odDysAvar1.4, whole genome shotgun sequence contains the following:
- the LOC136245454 gene encoding uncharacterized protein, whose translation is MQCVLFSPVVRKVILDGHDGAIKNLCRQYVNNADTPLDCTELRQELGSPFDGSFSQDALKFLILIMVTSFEVHLPMHHTVNVHTRCRHCGRKDVGTCDENVVELRFPESCKSIKFDDLMKFSLGWMESDSTCKDCHGIEEVRKDIIKVGSVLVFRMNVCQLIKGKTCPRKTSVTAVSSSTFVIDGRKYKLMAAVSEVATSSRPGYEYKAILSINGKWLHCTDLTMSTENWPRGSKGVYLLFYHAVSSVPTQKEAVNHSKQPIKHVKVPASVKPPTAGTTIDLTAVNSTRDNSESLKSTSPGIDAPTETAATPVQNTTRRHAEFKTSGPSRASVADRSFKSCVPFKNPDGVSCYANSVLQSLLQHSALRSAFIASRYTVLRDLSNSYNYPSRDEVLSCRQVRRMIGAPFSEQRQQDASEFLVNLSMYCRTIENCLKLFIRTRIRCTNCPYSSCSDVGNVLLLLTIPEGPSMNVTLSSMFARMESWEVLEGSHCTTCSVEGAVYESSQKLVTASELIVVQLKLYSYRGGVAHKVNASVDDVARFTLTVEGRQYRVKNIISHHGPSATSGHYTSCHKQERGWVMANDTNLTRLDSPMTDKDVYILFFAND